A single region of the Arthrobacter sp. zg-Y20 genome encodes:
- a CDS encoding LytTR family DNA-binding domain-containing protein, whose protein sequence is MRKPPRPLSVVVADDEAPAVEELAYLLGLDSRVGTVYRAASGAAALHEISTRDVDAVFLDIHMPALSGLDIAKALGQRERPPAVVFVTADEDQALRAFDLAALDYLLKPVRPERLAESVRRICESVTEPEAEADMVTVVQGATTRIIARADIRYVQAQGDYARLHTTDASYLIRVPLADLEEQWSGAGFVRIHRSYLVARNHIRQVRLAGGRASVQLGEVDLPVSRRHLPAVRNTLDAGRVRPAQ, encoded by the coding sequence ATGCGCAAACCTCCCCGCCCCCTCAGCGTTGTGGTGGCAGACGACGAAGCCCCCGCCGTCGAGGAGCTCGCCTACCTGCTCGGCCTGGACTCCCGGGTGGGCACGGTCTACCGGGCCGCCAGCGGCGCGGCAGCCCTTCACGAGATCTCCACCCGCGACGTCGACGCCGTGTTCCTCGACATCCATATGCCCGCCCTGTCCGGCCTGGACATTGCCAAAGCGCTGGGCCAGCGGGAACGGCCACCGGCGGTGGTGTTCGTGACGGCCGACGAAGACCAGGCACTGCGGGCCTTTGACCTGGCCGCCCTGGATTACCTGCTCAAGCCGGTGCGGCCGGAACGGCTTGCGGAATCCGTGCGCCGGATCTGCGAATCGGTCACTGAACCGGAGGCCGAGGCCGACATGGTGACCGTGGTCCAGGGCGCTACCACACGGATCATTGCCCGCGCCGACATCCGCTACGTCCAGGCGCAGGGCGATTACGCCCGCCTGCACACCACCGATGCCAGCTACCTGATCCGGGTCCCCCTGGCGGATTTGGAGGAACAGTGGTCGGGGGCGGGCTTCGTGCGGATCCACCGGTCCTATCTGGTGGCCCGGAACCACATCCGCCAGGTGCGGCTGGCCGGCGGCCGGGCCAGTGTGCAGCTGGGCGAGGTGGACCTGCCGGTCAGCCGGCGGCATCTGCCTGCCGTGCGGAACACACTCGACGCCGGCCGGGTCAGGCCCGCCCAGTGA
- a CDS encoding histidine kinase, with amino-acid sequence MLSPAVDIALVCAVAVLTVAVVAVLGFRLSRSARDLGSDAERATYATLHTASLASAHLRSGLTPAGARKASRHLRDLLDCDTLVITDAVAVLAWDGAVADTPARRERLLSAARLVLESGRTRVFRGAALRALGLQDCGRELLVSPLPVNGKTVGTVAVFAPSVRAGLVRAANEVAAWLATQVELAELDTSRAQLMEAEVRALRAQISPHFIYNSLNAIASYINTDPARARELVVEFADFTRYSFRRHGNFTTIAEELESVDRYLLLERARFGERLKVSLQIAPEVLGTVIPFLSLQPLVENSVRHGLEAKDGQGRITIAAVDAGADAVITIEDNGVGMDPVHLRSVLAGHADGDHVGLRNVDVRLRQVYGGQHGLVIDTAPGAGTLITMRVPKSQPENRPTNA; translated from the coding sequence ATGCTTAGCCCCGCCGTCGACATTGCCCTGGTCTGCGCCGTCGCCGTCCTGACGGTTGCAGTGGTGGCCGTGCTCGGTTTCCGCCTCAGCCGCTCGGCACGGGACCTGGGTTCGGACGCGGAGCGTGCCACCTACGCCACCCTGCACACGGCGTCGCTCGCCTCTGCACACCTGCGCTCGGGCCTGACTCCGGCCGGTGCCCGCAAGGCGAGCCGGCACCTGCGGGACCTTTTGGACTGCGACACGCTGGTCATTACCGACGCGGTGGCCGTACTGGCCTGGGACGGCGCAGTTGCGGATACTCCGGCCCGCCGCGAACGGCTGCTGTCCGCCGCGCGGCTGGTGCTGGAATCGGGCCGGACCCGGGTGTTCCGCGGGGCGGCGCTGCGCGCGCTGGGCCTGCAGGACTGCGGGCGGGAACTGCTTGTCTCCCCGCTGCCGGTCAACGGAAAGACCGTGGGAACGGTCGCGGTGTTTGCCCCCTCGGTCCGGGCCGGACTGGTCCGGGCGGCCAACGAGGTGGCCGCGTGGCTGGCCACCCAGGTGGAGCTGGCCGAGCTGGACACGTCCCGGGCGCAGCTAATGGAAGCAGAAGTGCGGGCCCTGCGGGCCCAGATCAGCCCCCACTTCATCTATAACTCGCTCAACGCCATCGCCTCCTATATCAACACCGACCCGGCGCGCGCCCGGGAGCTGGTGGTCGAGTTCGCCGACTTCACCCGCTATTCCTTCCGCCGGCACGGGAACTTCACCACCATTGCCGAGGAACTGGAATCCGTGGACCGGTACCTGCTCCTGGAGCGGGCCCGGTTCGGGGAGCGCCTGAAGGTCAGCCTGCAGATTGCCCCGGAGGTATTGGGCACCGTCATTCCGTTCCTGTCCCTGCAGCCGCTGGTGGAAAACTCGGTCCGCCACGGGCTGGAGGCCAAGGACGGGCAGGGCCGCATCACCATTGCCGCCGTCGACGCCGGTGCGGACGCGGTGATCACCATTGAGGACAACGGGGTGGGGATGGACCCGGTCCATCTGCGCTCCGTCCTGGCCGGGCATGCCGACGGGGACCATGTAGGCCTGCGCAACGTTGATGTGCGGCTGCGGCAGGTCTACGGCGGGCAGCACGGCCTGGTCATCGACACGGCGCCCGGCGCCGGCACCCTGATCACCATGCGTGTGCCGAAGTCGCAGCCGGAGAACCGGCCCACCAACGCGTAA
- a CDS encoding DUF485 domain-containing protein translates to MAEEQPVSHAAHPEQVDFREVQSSPEFRELRQRQRSFIFPMAVAFLVWYFAYVLLADYAHGFMSTPVIGNINMGLILGLLQFVSTFGITMWYVSYANRRMDPISSEIRGELEAKGVSRPEETK, encoded by the coding sequence ATGGCTGAAGAGCAGCCGGTTTCACACGCTGCGCACCCGGAGCAGGTGGACTTCCGGGAAGTCCAGAGCTCACCCGAGTTCCGGGAACTGCGCCAGCGCCAGCGCAGCTTCATTTTCCCGATGGCCGTGGCCTTCCTGGTCTGGTACTTCGCGTATGTGCTGCTGGCCGATTACGCGCACGGGTTTATGTCCACCCCGGTAATCGGCAACATCAACATGGGCCTGATCCTGGGGCTGCTGCAGTTCGTCAGCACCTTCGGCATCACCATGTGGTACGTCAGCTATGCCAACCGCCGGATGGATCCCATTTCCTCGGAGATCCGCGGAGAACTTGAGGCCAAGGGCGTCAGCCGGCCGGAGGAGACCAAGTGA
- a CDS encoding cation acetate symporter, which yields MVIFGLFVAVTLIVVLRASRNNKTAADYYAAGRSFTGPQNGTAIAGDYLSAASFLGIVGAIAVNGYDGFLYSIGFLVAWLVALLLVAEMLRNTGKFTMADVLSFRLKQRPVRIAAAITTLAVCFFYLLAQMAGAGGLVSLLMGIDSKIGQSLVITVVGALMIIYVLIGGMKGTTWVQIIKACLLIAGAAVMTVWVLANHGFNLSELLGHAVETTGNPAILDPGLQYGKTETSKLDFISLGLALVLGTAALPHVLMRFYTVPTAKEARRSVVWAIWLIGIFYLFTLVLGYGAAAMIGSEAIKSAPGGVNSAAPLLAFALGGPVLLGLISAVAFATILAVVAGLTITAAASFAHDIYANVIRKGQVDADGEVKVARTTVVVIGIISILGGIGAQGQNVAFLVALAFAVAASANLPTIIYSLYWRKFSTQGAIWSMYGGLGSAILLIAFSPVVSGTETSMIKGADFSWFPLSNPGLVSIPLAFFLGWLGTVLDKNTESAVKQAEMEVRSLTGVGAEKAVDH from the coding sequence ATGGTCATCTTCGGCCTGTTTGTGGCCGTCACCCTGATAGTGGTGCTCCGCGCAAGCCGCAACAACAAGACCGCCGCGGACTACTACGCAGCCGGCCGATCCTTCACCGGACCCCAGAACGGTACCGCCATTGCCGGCGACTACCTCTCCGCTGCCTCCTTCCTGGGTATTGTCGGCGCCATCGCCGTAAACGGCTATGACGGCTTCCTGTATTCCATCGGCTTCCTCGTCGCCTGGCTGGTAGCCCTGCTGCTGGTGGCGGAAATGCTCCGCAACACCGGCAAGTTCACCATGGCCGACGTGCTGTCCTTCCGCCTCAAGCAGCGTCCGGTGCGGATTGCGGCAGCCATCACTACCCTGGCAGTCTGCTTCTTCTACCTGCTGGCACAGATGGCCGGCGCCGGCGGGCTGGTGTCCCTGCTGATGGGCATCGACAGCAAGATCGGGCAGTCCTTGGTGATCACCGTGGTGGGCGCCCTGATGATCATCTACGTACTGATCGGCGGCATGAAAGGCACCACGTGGGTGCAGATCATCAAGGCCTGCCTCCTGATCGCCGGCGCCGCCGTGATGACCGTGTGGGTCCTGGCGAACCACGGCTTCAACCTCTCGGAACTGCTCGGCCACGCCGTGGAAACCACGGGCAACCCCGCCATCCTGGATCCGGGGCTGCAGTACGGCAAAACCGAAACCTCCAAACTGGACTTCATCTCGCTGGGCCTGGCCCTGGTGCTTGGCACCGCAGCCCTGCCGCACGTGCTGATGCGCTTCTACACGGTGCCTACCGCCAAGGAAGCCCGCCGGTCCGTGGTCTGGGCCATCTGGCTGATCGGTATCTTCTACCTGTTCACCCTGGTCCTGGGCTACGGCGCCGCGGCAATGATCGGTTCCGAGGCGATCAAGAGCGCTCCAGGCGGCGTGAACTCGGCAGCACCGCTGCTGGCCTTCGCCCTCGGCGGGCCGGTCCTGCTGGGACTGATCTCCGCCGTCGCGTTCGCCACCATCCTGGCGGTGGTGGCCGGGCTGACCATCACGGCGGCTGCTTCCTTTGCCCATGACATTTACGCCAACGTCATCCGCAAGGGCCAGGTGGATGCAGACGGCGAAGTCAAGGTAGCCCGCACCACGGTGGTGGTCATCGGCATCATCTCGATCCTGGGCGGCATCGGGGCCCAGGGCCAGAACGTGGCCTTCCTGGTGGCCCTCGCCTTCGCGGTGGCTGCCAGCGCCAACCTGCCCACCATCATCTACTCGCTGTACTGGCGGAAGTTCTCCACCCAGGGCGCAATCTGGAGCATGTACGGCGGCCTCGGGTCGGCCATCCTGCTGATTGCTTTCTCTCCGGTGGTTTCCGGAACGGAAACATCCATGATCAAGGGTGCAGACTTCTCCTGGTTCCCGCTGAGCAACCCGGGACTGGTGTCCATCCCGCTGGCCTTCTTCCTGGGCTGGCTGGGCACGGTGCTGGATAAGAACACTGAATCCGCAGTCAAGCAGGCGGAAATGGAAGTCCGGTCCCTGACCGGCGTCGGCGCCGAAAAGGCCGTCGACCACTAG
- a CDS encoding Lrp/AsnC family transcriptional regulator produces the protein MQPLDATDRRLLLALAEDSTRTAVALAAVLGLSRNTVQARLAGLERKGAFLPFERRINTAALGYPLMAFVHVHVHQPELSRITADLAELPEVIEAHGLTGDADLLLRVVAADAEDLFRINKLILAIDGVQRCDTNLAMGELIPLRATPLLRTGPGHGVS, from the coding sequence ATGCAGCCCCTCGACGCCACCGACCGCCGGCTCCTGCTTGCCCTGGCGGAGGATTCCACCCGCACCGCCGTGGCGCTGGCCGCCGTGCTCGGGCTTTCACGGAATACTGTCCAGGCCCGGCTGGCCGGTTTGGAGCGCAAGGGTGCGTTCCTGCCGTTCGAACGCCGGATCAACACGGCCGCACTGGGCTATCCGCTGATGGCCTTCGTCCACGTCCACGTGCATCAGCCGGAACTGTCCCGGATCACCGCCGATCTGGCGGAGCTGCCTGAAGTCATCGAGGCGCACGGGCTCACCGGAGACGCGGATCTGCTGCTGCGCGTGGTGGCCGCGGACGCGGAGGACCTGTTCCGGATCAACAAGCTGATCCTGGCCATCGACGGCGTGCAGCGGTGCGACACCAACCTCGCCATGGGCGAACTAATCCCCCTGCGCGCCACTCCCCTGCTGCGCACAGGGCCGGGGCACGGGGTTTCCTAG
- the pdhA gene encoding pyruvate dehydrogenase (acetyl-transferring) E1 component subunit alpha produces MHTPVRHPENSGSSPTDPYVQLITPEGVRVPDPLYDRWVKDVDGARLRELFLDMAVIRRIDTEATALQRQGELGLWPPLLGQEAAQIGSGRSLRSSDFAFTSYRENGVAYCRGVGMEDLMRVWRGNAAAGWDPYSVNMAPTQVIIGAQALHAAGYAMGISYDGSDDAAISYFGDGATSQGDVNEAMVFAASYQAPVVFFCTNNQWAISEPVTLQAQVPIANRAPGFGIPSIRVDGNDVLAVMAATREALDRARTGNGPTFVEAVTYRMGPHTTADDPTRYRDAAELEQWRGKDPLARVQALLETMGLFDAAFAADVDARTDAAAAELRAACLGMPDPQPADVFAHVYAEPHSWLDRQQEQYSRYLSGFAGEATRS; encoded by the coding sequence CTGCATACCCCGGTGCGGCACCCGGAAAACTCCGGCAGCTCACCCACCGATCCCTACGTCCAGCTGATCACACCGGAGGGCGTACGCGTCCCGGACCCCCTGTATGACCGCTGGGTGAAAGACGTCGACGGCGCCCGGCTCCGGGAACTCTTCCTGGACATGGCAGTCATCCGCCGGATCGATACCGAAGCCACCGCACTGCAGCGCCAGGGCGAGCTGGGGCTGTGGCCCCCGCTGCTGGGCCAGGAAGCCGCCCAGATCGGCTCCGGCCGGTCGCTGCGCAGCTCCGACTTTGCGTTCACCAGCTACCGCGAAAACGGCGTGGCCTACTGCCGCGGCGTGGGCATGGAAGACCTGATGCGGGTTTGGCGCGGCAACGCCGCGGCCGGCTGGGACCCCTACAGCGTCAACATGGCCCCGACCCAGGTCATCATCGGCGCCCAGGCCCTGCACGCGGCCGGGTACGCCATGGGCATCAGCTATGACGGGTCCGACGATGCCGCCATCAGCTACTTCGGTGACGGCGCCACCAGCCAGGGCGACGTCAACGAAGCCATGGTTTTCGCTGCCAGTTACCAGGCGCCGGTGGTCTTTTTCTGCACCAACAACCAGTGGGCCATCTCCGAACCGGTCACCCTGCAGGCCCAGGTGCCCATTGCCAACCGCGCCCCGGGCTTCGGCATCCCCTCTATCCGCGTGGACGGCAACGACGTACTGGCGGTAATGGCCGCCACCCGGGAGGCACTGGACCGTGCCCGCACCGGCAACGGCCCCACCTTCGTTGAGGCCGTGACCTATCGGATGGGCCCGCACACAACGGCCGATGATCCCACCCGGTACCGGGACGCAGCCGAACTGGAGCAGTGGCGCGGCAAGGATCCGCTGGCCCGGGTCCAGGCGCTGCTGGAAACCATGGGGCTTTTCGACGCCGCCTTTGCCGCCGACGTCGATGCCCGCACCGACGCAGCAGCGGCGGAACTGCGTGCCGCCTGCCTGGGCATGCCGGACCCGCAGCCCGCCGACGTTTTCGCGCATGTCTACGCGGAGCCGCATTCCTGGCTGGACCGCCAGCAGGAACAGTACTCGCGTTACCTCAGCGGTTTCGCCGGCGAAGCGACCCGCTCATGA